A section of the Saccharomyces paradoxus strain CBS432 chromosome XII sequence genome encodes:
- the RIF2 gene encoding Rif2p (Protein that binds to the Rap1p C-terminus~similar to YLR453C): MEHVDSDFAPIRRSERVVDSDKIMKAISDDLEQKNFTVLRKLNLVPIKKSVSSSKVSKASPVKEPMDHAFYQKFKSRALQELSTSYSSISYVPGLSEFLSNKLGNMKNYIVFFNQVKHIHQYAGIDRLVSEILSLVDLNVVIIEMNDYLTEEDLSSNKSKGCIESREQCRYKVHLDFETNEEPLNNTLDLMMTVIKKIDNDQKINHIFYFKFEQLDEMSSSTVIAPSKLREFIKVLSFLEKTKNVAFKFLFYSNNVGISSLLSTTLKKKISTELTVFEMPILTCVQVQEHLKKMIMFTFDPENKLLQSYNSLVTFQLNDRESKLANFFEFLRTFPHPFTYLFNAYTEIIVQSRTFNGLLDKIANGLTVKNYPHHTYNFKKNQRLPLKVTRRVRDR; this comes from the coding sequence ATGGAGCATGTAGATTCCGACTTTGCACCTATAAGGAGGTCAGAAAGGGTTGTCGATAGTGACAAGATTATGAAAGCCATAAGCGATGATCTGgagcaaaaaaatttcaccgTACTGAGAAAGTTGAATCTTGTTCCAATTAAAAAGAGTGTGAGTAGCTCAAAAGTTTCTAAGGCAAGCCCAGTTAAGGAGCCAATGGACCACGCTTTCTACCAGAAATTCAAATCAAGGGCTTTACAAGAATTAAGCACTAGTTATTCCTCAATAAGCTATGTTCCGGGCTTGAGTGagtttctttcaaataagCTCggaaatatgaaaaattatattgtttttttcaaccaaGTTAAACATATACATCAGTATGCTGGTATTGATCGCTTAGTTTCTGAAATACTGTCATTAGTCGACCTAAATGTCGTAATTATCGAAATGAACGATTACTTAACGGAGGAGGATCTTTCCTCAAATAAATCAAAAGGTTGCATCGAGTCAAGGGAGCAGTGTCGATATAAAGTACATTTGGATTTTGAAACTAATGAAGAACCTTTAAATAACACGCTTGATTTAATGATGACGgttatcaagaaaatagatAACGACCAGAAAATCAATCACATTTTTTACTTCAAATTCGAACAATTAGATGaaatgtcttcttcaactgTAATAGCACCTTCGAAGCTTAGGGAATTCATCAAAGTTTTATcgtttcttgaaaaaacaaagaatgTCGCATTTaaatttctattttattcaaataACGTTGGTATTTCATCTCTCTTATCAACAActctcaaaaaaaaaatcagcaCCGAGCTTACCGTATTTGAGATGCCGATATTAACATGCGTCCAAGTACAAGaacatttaaaaaaaatgataatgtTTACCTTTGATCCCGAAAATAAGTTACTGCAGTCGTACAACTCGCTTGTCACATTCCAGTTGAATGATAGAGAATCCAAATtagcaaatttttttgaatttctgCGGACCTTTCCGCATCCTTTTACCTACTTGTTTAACGCCTACACTGAGATCATAGTTCAGAGTAGAACTTTTAATGGATTACTGGACAAGATTGCTAATGGACTGACAGTAAAAAACTACCCACACCATACTTATAActtcaagaaaaaccaGCGTCTTCCACTTAAGGTGACTCGAAGAGTACGTGATAGGTAA
- the SST2 gene encoding GTPase-activating protein SST2 (GTPase-activating protein for Gpa1p~similar to YLR452C), translating into MVDKNRTLHELSSKNFSRTPNGLIFTNDLKTVYSIFLICLDLKEKKNNSDTKSFLLTPFTKHFHFSFTYQEAIKAMGQLELKVDMNTTCINVSYNIKPGLARHLLTLFMSSKLLHTPQDRTRGEPKEKVLFQPTPKGVAVLQKYVRDIGLKKMPDILLSSFNSMKLFSFERSSVTDSIIHSDYLIHILFIKMMGAKPNVWSPTNADDPLPCLSSLLEYTNNDDTFTFEKSKPEQGWQAQIENIDINDSERVSPLAHRFFTNPDSESHTQYYVSDAGIRLFEDKAFGTSKKITIKYTFTTKAIWQWIMDCTDIMHVKEAVSLAALFLKMGLVVPVLLQPSRTDKKKFQISRSSFFTLSKRGWDLVSWTGCKSNNVRAPNGSTIDLDFTSKCHMTVRDEKRTLDESEGFSQDILISSSNLNKLDYVLNDPGMRYLFRRHLEKEFCVENLDVFIEIKRFLKKMTILKKLIDSKHCNKKINIGCSKNNIVKTIDSALMKQANECLEMAYHIYSSYIMIGSPYQLNIHHNLRQNISDIMLHPHSPLSEQFPTSLDDSLLECAESKASLIGSTDGNTLDEPPEVILKPSRTLSNENCLFKKQGSKQQLKEYKPAPLTLAEAHSTNSSVENPHTIVQYGTDDTQNSTRSYGSLPATLKVLRKLYPLFEIVSNEMYRLMNNDSFQKFTQSDVYKDASALLEIQEKC; encoded by the coding sequence ATGGTGGATAAAAACAGGACGTTGCATGAAttgtcttcaaaaaattttagcAGAACGCCGAATGGACTGATTTTTACCAATGATTTAAAGACCGTatattccatttttcttatttgtttagatttgaaagagaaaaagaacaacaGTGATACCAAATCGTTCTTATTAACACCATTTACTAAACACTTCCACTTTAGCTTCACATATCAGGAAGCTATTAAAGCAATGGGTCAGTTGGAACTAAAAGTGGATATGAACACAACTTGCATTAATGTTTCATACAATATTAAACCCGGTTTGGCCCGTCACCTTCTTACATTATTCATGTCTTCTAAGCTACTACATACACCACAGGACAGAACTCGTGGCGAGCCTAAGGAGaaagttctttttcaacCGACACCTAAGGGGGTCGCTGTTTTACAAAAGTACGTTAGAGATATTgggttgaaaaaaatgcctgATATTCTTTTGTCATCGTTTAACTCtatgaaacttttttcttttgagaGAAGCTCCGTTACGGATTCAATTATTCATAGTGATTATTTGATCCATATacttttcatcaaaatgaTGGGTGCCAAGCCCAATGTTTGGTCCCCAACAAATGCCGATGATCCATTACCTTGCCTATCTTCGTTGTTAGAATACAccaataatgatgataCATTTACTTTTGAGAAATCTAAGCCAGAGCAAGGATGGCAAGCTCagattgaaaatattgatatCAATGACTCAGAAAGGGTATCACCATTAGCTCATCGGTTCTTTACGAATCCAGATTCCGAGTCTCACACGCAATACTATGTTTCCGATGCAGGAATTAGGTTGTTTGAGGATAAAGCCTTTGGCacttccaaaaaaattacgaTTAAGTACACTTTTACAACAAAAGCTATATGGCAGTGGATAATGGATTGCACTGATATAATGCACGTTAAAGAAGCGGTCTCTTTGGcagctttatttttaaaaatgggGCTGGTTGTACCAGTTCTTTTACAACCATCACGCACtgacaagaaaaagtttcaaatcAGCAgatcttcattttttaccTTGTCCAAACGTGGTTGGGATTTGGTTTCTTGGACAGGTTGTAAGAGCAATAACGTTCGAGCACCAAATGGTAGCACAATAGATCTAGATTTTACATCAAAGTGTCACATGACTGTTCGTGATGAAAAAAGGACACTGGATGAGAGCGAAGGTTTTTCCCAAGACATACTTATCTCTTCGAGTAATCTAAATAAACTGGACTATGTGTTAAATGACCCAGGTATGAGATATTTATTCAGACGCCATctggaaaaagaattttgcGTAGAAAACCTGGACGTATTTATCGAAATTAAGAGATtcttaaagaaaatgacaatcctgaagaaattgatagATTCTAAGCAttgtaataaaaaaattaatatcggttgttcaaaaaacaatattgtAAAAACTATTGATTCAGCTTTGATGAAACAGGCCAACGAGTGCCTTGAAATGGCGTATCACATTTACTCGTCCTATATCATGATAGGATCACCATATCAGTTAAATATCCATCACAACTTGCGTCAGAACATTTCTGACATTATGCTACACCCACATTCTCCATTATCAGAACAGTTTCCTACTAGTCTAGATGATTCATTGCTTGAATGCGCGGAATCAAAAGCTTCATTAATCGGTTCAACGGACGGTAACACGTTGGATGAACCTCCGGAAGTCATTCTCAAACCTTCGAGGACTCTTTCAAATGAAAACTGTCTATTTAAAAAGCAAGGATCCAAACAAcaattaaaagaatataaacCTGCCCCGCTAACTCTGGCAGAAGCACATTCTACCAATTCATCGGTAGAAAATCCTCATACAATTGTACAGTATGGCACCGACGATACCCAAAATAGTACCAGATCGTATGGTTCATTACCAGCAACTTTGAAGGTCCTTAGGAAATTATA
- the FMP27 gene encoding Fmp27p (similar to YLR454W), which translates to MIFPINILLCKWLIFAVTFFWSCKILVRKLLGVNITWINLLKLEICGLSMEDGSVKVKSVRFALFERKLFIKGLRIDSNKSYAKYADRELTREKEGTFIRTSKNYSGGFTSKILSLLQSWLNGVTIILEDTHLVNNDITIEKFGFFLSIDNSKGVKSLRFDSFLRKLLWNDQVIIADAIFIVNTNLLIDEIMNPLKDGLQVGLDLKLGDLNVPMNLLNLFINKENVDLMSNEKLLKRLADTTRANEELKEEDITKMKDTLVHTMGKFVDRIKPLKELNVTVDKLQIKDFPLTSHPELLGMNKYISYNILISNINFNTIRFRNEMPGYTLIFEELDSPFKFSIVMARFNIYLNLNRKHQKHAKKLKIIEIPNVSIFGETNLFSQKFRHSKNLQAKKLENAIFNIKGNISSLTIDMDPVNISFIKCFLSNIKVFTSSCPKNKILKENAHVKFLTRRRVLFDYFKCFLPLINMKFTLDDPKFVINNKDNLIIGKFSVFMISHHSKRYTLGNNLVEEKDKTQQIFYESHWNVELLDMKLQHIIKHQKYEHTILRVDSVAIEENIQLLPDILCSANADIDTLMLDLSELPTMVMLSELVHNLDSQLANVEENYFKEFYEKFAFNLQNMKAECSNMAKCLRQKEILPSDFVFQQLPDFFDYIKINIRDISSTLGARSVFMPRDVFSSVDSQSSKDLIDGKLRKYCNTVEKLQIAFFGDKTQWHNKIGSNHATMVRSGQLTNFGKASKQNPNYKPSIADLDDISTSDATEVNHLWNVNLLINDITTSIIGETPELSEELSTKTVSKVSNLSIKLFPDSDPFSSSESDSKITLQINHSRGTSVVSLMSIFLAVSGIHTLNQIFGHCVRQKMRQSKTKQYFLALSESKRKSCLKSIKWGQLKELLEVNFSSEYISQIIALPNGLRTKFEPTSTFITMKNCNTISISGQYFRMMVESPTQPNFWERMICINGFKIMVHIDLIKQQMEKLNSLQNWKELESAITLENESWHFSIPHHFEMFKIIDTIPTIFKSIKQMLYSLKTSKNDLIIFPHKVETPLSLPKIKLKSKRWLFSISDDPLEAELNTIFQIGLQEQRERLAKLQEFNKRISEDLLKSRKNVKEMKDDFEAVDNVILKHRTGLWAKDGRKILRKSATDSEIPNTPTPLNANGKGESRSERPQLISPDIENAYNTLLENFSDSWIRRVKEYKVKERREFDKNFSFLWGFIDYTKLPKDINKKVLPFSTKPFLMNLIIENIDIDIIKPSCGIKNIPNFIHDVGKGVPKNTEYSIMIPMYLDAKFSEVRWHLRDYPLPFVCIPPLSSTQSKETIPMRIYGDFMITEDMLQSDKELRTLFVPLIPSVTVENTDKYYSLFVPRTMTSAKIFTDLNFEINSNHTTRVTWGGSYQPAIQQTMQCLDNFSKPPLDPSVKLGFWDKTRYLFHGKINIVWKKRGKFEISLKGAKSPYMLGGESAGFIVGFDGDVNLRCNEDNDPKKFLSCSADKVHFSIPNYFAKPLLVWSRPSTNTMFIPNQDDTNLQRYASFYYLLNTTPSKNEKADKEIMRKSFIEKTGIKLSGGMTLDMGILFERLGPSLNERTFGSKKHYLTRLCNPIYVQDRSKHDSYAGFRSDFIHMSFGLSSNSNSAYNAMQLSPNGFKAFFVWWKSFSGNFPVRRGPLFGLQSISPKFGEHLYTISYHADVSPLFINYMYHNADADQILRKNYLEVAEFAGLKAKSSHFVMDLHQRKEVLTEYQAGLNVRRRVMKLKFLAGDVVCQDVDIRTVSGEFSKLNYVEEKEDAEYDIFDNDMSWLDITDFQDAFFINPDNYLPKIKIMPFAFSPQFAYQKRASYGDKYQVDPKTCKPITPFDNRVSHGCTLGHNVSLRTDLVEKRVAVLKKFREKLQEESKKNKSAGVSGEGLNDLLSKANSSVKNAELLLKDFQKIFKQHEGGQTEHPFHFDSLNLLKSTKKTMKQFENRFFIFNVLLKWNEDARSAIFKFFYYANLSNEFTSLASGKGLREFEDAIKQREMTDDSTSMEAIPEGAEKENIGKQFHSCDDTEFTTENLLKIFEKNITQLSCDIQNKIHHKFFVQFITPQIQLTSLENAEACVLVSSPFFMLKTLEFDANTTSNTYMQDIFLKRHGILFGNANAFLFKKKDYKEFFELYFGSSSYGQHKKEQWPPWLGLELGFEPSALEKKAVVRNISALLHHQKLAPFSARYDSLKDKIEDNICGYVPQVNVEVNSEEYLMLTKMALKLFLYVEPEDEELKKYIEKLIIGYDIYDTAQTRKFVNDLHNGEQILAVVEKELLFKRSLLDDVGKLDLSNIHNERMHQLLRLYILMKVFTSNGNNYINRTLVWNIKVNEIILHLLDENDKPFLDIAVAKLNFHRIQHTMGLRKNTVTVKMMQIFDLGENVNYHCLLGPLISSSGNNTVDLANDVPLVQITWDVDKPVGGIKVVKNVETTLSSLTVKLEEERLNRLFEWLSLKELIYDGNGDDDDGASSIFDMASSESEEGKIEFSEDISSDFNEMLKRSSDYMIVEDLKLNSFKLCISYKGKGKMRLANVTNFVFNFPTLRLANQTLRVTDLLLALKKVLIKVLIKHTGRFISNKLKRNSKENKIADDTAPLKQLTTYNSYTEPEELR; encoded by the coding sequence ATGATATTTCCAATTAATATTTTACTGTGCAAGTGGCTTATATTTGCAGTGACATTCTTCTGGAGCTGTAAAATTTTAGTAAGGAAGCTTTTAGGAGTAAACATAACATGGATCAACCTGCTTAAACTGGAAATCTGTGGTTTATCCATGGAAGATGGTTCAGTAAAGGTAAAATCCGTCCGTTTTGCTCTGTTTGAAAGAAAGCTTTTTATTAAGGGACTACGAATTGATTCCAATAAATCATATGCTAAGTACGCTGACAGAGAATTGAcaagagagaaagaaggGACATTTATAAGGACCTCCAAAAATTATAGCGGGGGTTTCACTTCTAAGATTCTTTCATTGTTACAATCCTGGCTCAACGGGGTCACCATTATCTTAGAAGATACGCATTTAGTTAACAACGATATCAcgattgaaaaatttggcttttttctttcgatTGATAATTCTAAAGGTGTTAAGTCACTGCGATTTGATTCCTTTCTAAGAAAACTTCTTTGGAACGACCAAGTCATTATTGCTGATGCCATTTTCATAGTGAAtacaaatttattgattgatgaaattatGAATCCTTTGAAAGATGGCCTTCAAGTTGGACTAGATTTAAAACTGGGTGACTTAAATGTTCCCATGAATTTATTAAATCTATTTATCAACAAGGAGAACGTTGATTTGATGtcaaatgaaaaacttcTGAAAAGATTAGCAGATACAACAAGGGCCAATGAAGAGctaaaggaagaagatattactaaaatgaaagatacCCTCGTACATACAATGGGAAAATTTGTAGATCGGATAAAGCCGCTAAAGGAATTGAACGTCACCGTTGATAAACTTCAAATTAAGGATTTCCCACTCACCAGTCATCCAGAACTACTTGGaatgaataaatatatcagttataatattttgatttctaATATAAATTTCAATACCATTAGGTTTAGAAATGAGATGCCAGGTTATACGTTAATATTCGAGGAGCTCGATTCTCCATTCAAGTTTAGTATTGTAATGGCAAGATTTAACATATATTTGAATCTAAATCgaaaacatcaaaaacATGCtaaaaagttgaaaattatTGAGATTCCAAATGTTTCTATTTTTGGCGAAACTAATTTATTCTCTCAAAAGTTTCGCCATTCTAAGAACTTACAGGCAAAGAAACTAGAGAACGCTATTTTCAACATCAAGGGGAATATATCTTCTTTAACTATTGACATGGATCCGGTAAATATTTCGTTTATCAAATGCTTTTTATCAAACATCAAAGTTTTCACATCCTCCTGTcccaaaaacaaaattttaaagGAGAATGCCCACGTGAAGTTTTTAACAAGACGGAGAGTATTGTTTGACTATTTTAAGTGTTTCTTACCGCTGATTAATATGAAGTTCACCCTAGATGATCCTAAATTTgttatcaataataaagacAATCTAATCATAGGCAAGTTTTCCGTCTTTATGATAAGTCATCACTCTAAAAGATATACGTTGGGTAACAATCTTGTGGAAGAGAAAGATAAAACACAACAGATTTTTTATGAAAGTCATTGGAATGTCGAACTGCTAGATATGAAGTTACAGCACATTATAAAGCACCAAAAATACGAGCATACAATATTGAGAGTGGATAGTGTCGCTATAGAGGAAAACATTCAACTGTTGCCGGATATATTGTGTTCTGCAAACGCGGATATCGATACATTAATGCTAGACCTATCTGAACTACCAACAATGGTTATGTTGAGCGAATTAGTACATAATTTAGATAGCCAGTTGGCAAACGTCGAAGAAAATTATTTCAAAGAGTTCTATGAAAAATTCGCATTTAATTTACAAAATATGAAAGCTGAATGTTCTAATATGGCTAAATGTTTGAGACAGAAGGAAATATTACCGAGCGACTTTGTATTCCAGCAACTACCAGATTTTTTCGATTACATTAAAATCAATATTAGGGACATATCATCCACTTTAGGTGCTAGGTCAGTTTTCATGCCGAGGGATGTTTTCTCTTCCGTCGACTCCCAAAGTTCAAAGGACTTAATTGACGGCAAActaagaaaatattgcaATACAGTCGAAAAATTGCAAATTGCTTTCTTTGGCGATAAGACACAATGGCATAATAAAATTGGCTCAAACCATGCTACCATGGTTAGATCTGGTCAGCTCACAAACTTTGGTAAAGCTAGTAAACAGAATCCCAACTATAAACCCAGCATTGCCGATTTAGACGATATATCAACTAGCGATGCAACAGAGGTAAACCATCTTTGGAACGTCAATTTACTAATAAATGATATAACTACGTCGATAATTGGTGAGACACCTGAATTAAGTGAAGAATTATCTACGAAAACTGTTTCGAAAGTTTCTAATTTATCAATTAAGCTGTTTCCAGATTCAGACCCATTTAGCAGTAGTGAAAGCGATTCAAAGATAACTTTGCAAATAAATCATTCCAGAGGAACATCGGTGGTATCACTGAtgagtatttttttagccGTCTCAGGAATACACACGCTAAACCAAATATTCGGACATTGTGTACGTCAAAAGATGCGGCAGTCTAAAACTAAACAATACTTTCTTGCACTGTCGGaatcgaaaagaaaatcatgtCTCAAAAGTATAAAGTGGGGCCAACTAAAGGAGTTGCTCGAAGTAAATTTCTCTTCAGAATATATCAGTCAAATAATTGCACTGCCCAACGGCCTTAGAACTAAATTTGAACCGACTTCAACATTCATCACtatgaaaaattgtaatacaatttcaatatcagGTCAGTACTTCAGAATGATGGTAGAATCTCCCACACAGCCAAACTTTTGGGAGAGAATGATTTGTATTAATGGATTCAAAATAATGGTACACATTGATTTAATAAAGCAGCAAATGGAAAAACTAAACTCTTTACAGAACTGGAAAGAATTAGAATCCGCCATAACGTTAGAAAATGAATCATGGCACTTTTCCATACCGCATCACTTCGAGATGtttaaaataatagatACTATTCCAACTATATTCAAGAGTATTAAACAAATGTTATATTCGCTGAAAACATCGAAAAACGATTTAATAATTTTCCCCCATAAAGTGGAGACTCCTTTATCACTGCCTAAGATTAAACTGAAATCTAAAAGGTGGTTATTTAGCATATCAGATGACCCACTGGAGGCAGAATTGAATACTATCTTTCAGATTGGTTTGCAGGAACAACGAGAGAGACTCGCAAAACTACAAGAATTTAATAAACGCATCTCTGAGGATTTGCTTAAAAGTCGAAAGAATGttaaagaaatgaaagatgATTTTGAGGCGGTTGATAACGTAATATTAAAGCACCGTACAGGATTGTGGGCAAAGGATGGGAGGAAAATTTTGCGTAAATCTGCCACAGATTCTGAAATCCCTAATACACCAACACCTTTGAATGCTAATGGAAAGGGCGAGAGTAGGTCTGAAAGACCGCAGCTTATTTCTcctgatattgaaaatgcGTACAATACTCTACTAGAAAACTTCTCCGATTCATGGATCAGAAGGgtgaaagaatataaagTTAAAGAACGTCGTGAGTTTGACAagaacttttctttcttgtgGGGATTCATTGATTATACTAAGCTCCCCAAAGATATCaacaaaaaagttttaCCTTTCTCAACAAAGCCatttttaatgaatttgattattgaaaatatcGATATCGATATAATAAAGCCTTCCTGTGGCATCAAAAATATCCCAAACTTCATTCACGATGTTGGAAAAGGCGTTCCGAAGAATACAGAATATTCGATTATGATACCGATGTACTTGGATGCTAAATTCAGTGAAGTAAGATGGCATTTGAGAGATTATCCCCTGCCTTTTGTTTGTATACCTCCACTAAGCTCTACACAAAGTAAAGAGACAATACCTATGAGAATTTATGGCGATTTTATGATAACAGAGGATATGCTCCAATCCGACAAAGAGCTTAGAACTTTGTTTGTTCCTTTAATTCCATCAGTGACTGTTGAAAATACAGATAAATATTACTCCTTGTTCGTGCCCAGAACAATGACCAGCGCCAAGATATTCACAGACctaaattttgaaataaacTCTAACCATACAACACGAGTAACTTGGGGTGGTTCTTATCAACCGGCCATTCAACAAACAATGCAATGTTTAGAtaacttttcaaaacctCCATTAGACCCTTCTGTTAAACTAGGTTTTTGGGATAAAACAAGGTATCTTTTCCATGGAAAGATCAATATAGTTTGGAAAAAGAGGGGAAAATTCGAAATTTCTCTTAAAGGGGCAAAAAGTCCATACATGCTTGGCGGAGAGTCAGCTGGTTTCATAGTTGGTTTTGATGGTGATGTTAATTTGCGATGTAACGAAGATAATGATcccaaaaaatttttatcctGCAGCGCAGACAAGGTCCATTTTAGCATTCCCAATTATTTCGCGAAGCCATTACTGGTATGGTCCAGGCCCAGTACCAATACAATGTTCATTCCAAATCAAGATGATACGAACCTGCAGAGATACGCTTCATTTTACTATTTATTGAACACTACACCCAGTAAAAACGAAAAGGCAGACAAGGAAATTATGAGGAAATCGTTCATCGAAAAAACGGGAATTAAATTATCGGGGGGCATGACGCTGGACATGGGTATCCTCTTCGAAAGATTGGGCCCTAGTTTGAATGAGAGAACTTTTGGGtcaaaaaaacattatTTGACTCGTCTATGTAATCCAATTTATGTCCAGGACCGCTCAAAACATGATTCGTATGCTGGCTTTAGAAGTGACTTTATTCATATGTCTTTCGGGCTATCTTCTAATTCAAACTCCGCATATAACGCTATGCAACTAAGTCCTAACGGGTTCAAGGCATTCTTTGTATGGTGGAAATCATTTTCAGGAAACTTCCCTGTAAGGAGAGGACCCTTATTTGGTCTCCAGAGTATCAGTCCTAAATTTGGTGAACATTTGTATACCATTTCTTACCACGCAGATGTCTCGCCATTATTCATCAATTACATGTACCACAATGCTGATGCCGATCAAATTTTGCGTAAAAACTACTTAGAGGTAGCTGAATTTGCTGGTTTAAAGGCTAAATCTTCTCATTTTGTTATGGATCTACATCAGAGGAAAGAAGTCTTGACCGAATATCAAGCCGGTTTGAACGTCAGAAGGAGAGTTATGAAGTTAAAATTTCTGGCTGGTGATGTTGTGTGCCAAGACGTGGATATTCGGACTGTAAGTGGTGAGTTCAGTAAATTAAACTACgttgaagagaaagaagatgctgaatatgatatttttgataatgatatGTCGTGGCTTGATATAACGGATTTTCAAGATGCGTTTTTCATTAACCCTGATAATTATCTTCCGAAAATTAAGATTATGccatttgctttttctcCTCAGTTCGCTTATCAGAAAAGAGCTAGTTATGGTGACAAGTATCAAGTCGATCCTAAAACTTGCAAGCCAATAACGCCATTTGATAATCGTGTGTCCCATGGCTGTACACTGGGGCACAATGTTTCTTTACGTACTGACCTAGTTGAGAAACGTGTTGCAGTTTTAAAGAAGTTTCGAGAGAAATTGCAGGAAGAAagtaagaaaaacaaatcaGCCGGTGTATCAGGAGAGGGTTTGAATGATTTACTCTCAAAAGCAAACTCTAGTGTGAAAAATGCAGAACTACTACTTAAAgactttcaaaaaatatttaaacAACACGAAGGCGGACAAACAGAACATCCTTTCCATTTCGACTCTTTAAATCTATTGAAAAGTACCAAAAAGACCATGAAACAGTTCGAAAATAgattctttatttttaatgtaCTGTTGAAATGGAATGAAGATGCAAGAAGCgctattttcaaatttttttactatgCTAATCTGTCCAATGAATTTACGTCTTTAGCAAGTGGCAAGGGCCTGAGGGAATTTGAAGATGCAATAAAGCAAAGAGAAATGACTGATGATTCAACTAGTATGGAAGCGATACCAGAAGGagcagaaaaagaaaacattgGTAAACAGTTTCATAGCTGCGATGATACAGAGTTCACCACTGAGAACCTTTTGaagatatttgaaaaaaacattaCACAACTTTCTTGTGACATCCAAAATAAGATACACCATAAGTTTTTTGTTCAGTTTATAACTCCACAAATTCAGTTAACGTCCCTGGAAAATGCAGAAGCTTGTGTTTTGGTTTCTTCACCCTTTTTTATGCTAAAGACATTGGAATTTGATGCAAACACGACAAGTAACACGTATATGCaggatatttttttgaaaagacaTGGCATCCTATTCGGAAATGCCAATGcgtttttatttaaaaaaaaggattacaaagaattttttgaactatACTTCGGTTCCAGCTCTTATGGGCAACACAAGAAAGAACAGTGGCCACCCTGGCTAGGCTTGGAGTTAGGATTCGAACCTTCCGcattagaaaagaaagcagtAGTTAGGAACATTTCTGCTCTACTgcatcatcaaaaattaGCACCGTTTTCCGCTAGATATGACTCtttaaaagataaaatagaaGATAATATTTGCGGTTACGTTCCCCAAGTTAACGTAGAAGTGAATTCTGAGGAGTACCTAATGCTCACAAAGATGGCCTtaaaattgtttctttatGTAGAACccgaagatgaagaattgaagaaatatattgaaaaactaaTAATTGGTTACGATATCTATGATACAGCTCAGACTAGAAAATTCGTAAATGACTTACACAATGGCGAACAAATTTTAGCTGTAGTTGAAAAGGAGCTTCTATTTAAAAGAAGCCTGCTGGACGATGTTGGTAAACTTGATCTATCCAATATACACAACGAACGCATGCATCAATTGTTGAGGCTATATATTTTAATGAAGGTTTTCACTTCAAATGGAAACAATTATATTAACAGGACTCTAGTATGGAATATCAAGGTTAATGAGATTATTTTACATTTACTGGACGAAAATGACAAGCCATTTTTAGATATTGCAGTCGCAAAATTAAACTTTCATAGAATCCAACACACCATGGGATTAAGAAAGAACACTGTAACCGTTAAAATGATGCAAATATTCGACTTAGGCGAAAATGTTAATTATCATTGTTTACTGGGGCCTTTGATATCATCAAGTGGTAATAATACAGTTGATTTGGCGAATGATGTTCCATTGGTCCAAATAACTTGGGATGTTGATAAGCCTGTAGGTGGTATTAAGGTTGTTAAAAATGTTGAGACCACTTTGTCGAGTTTGACGGTGaaattagaagaagagagaCTAAATAGACTTTTTGAGTGGTTGTCATTGAAGGAGTTAATTTATGACGGGAACGgagatgatgacgatggAGCATCCAGTATTTTTGACATGGCGTCATCAGAATcagaagaaggaaaaattgagTTTTCGGAAGATATTAGCTCTGATTTCAATGAAATGTTGAAGAGATCAAGCGATTATATGATCGTTGAAGATTTGAAACTAAACAGCTTTAAACTCTGTATCAGTTATAAGGGCAAAGGCAAGATGAGGTTGGCTAATGTTACTAACTTCGTCTTCAATTTCCCAACTTTAAGATTGGCCAATCAAACTCTAAGGGTTACAGATCTATTACTTGCTCTGAAAAAAGTGTTAATAAAGGTTTTAATAAAACATACTGGGAGATTTATTAGTAACAAATTGAAGAGGAACTCTAAAGAGAATAAAATTGCCGACGATACTGCACCACTGAAGCAACTCACAACTTATAATTCCTACACGGAGCCTGAAGAGCTTCGTTAA